In Mycobacterium branderi, the DNA window TGGCACCGTCCTTCTTGGCCATAACCTTCCAGGGATCCTCGTCTTGGGGTTTCGTTCGAGTATGCGCCCGAACCGGCGCAGCATTCGCTCGACTTAAAACGTGGGCCGACGTTAGGAAAATTCCGCAAATTCCTAGGACAGGGCACGCAAAAAGCCGGCGCGGATGACGCACCGTTGCTCCACGATACCCGCATTGCGGCGCTGCGCCAAAACGGTTGACCAGCGGAATAGCAGCCGTCGGGCGTCGGGTTCCACACACCATGACTGACGCAACAGCACGTAAACCAAACCTCGGCCGGTTCGGATCGTTCGGCCGCGGTGTCACCCCGCAGCAGGCTAAGGAAATCGAGGCCCTGGGCTATGGCGCCGTCTGGGTGGGCGGCTCCCCGCCGGCCGAGCTGGAGTGGGTGGAGCCCATCCTGGAGCAGACGACGACGCTGCAGGTGGCCACCGGAATCGTGAACATCTGGACGGCGCCGGCCGAGGCGGTGGCGAAGTCGTTTCATCGCATCGACAAGGCCTACCCGGGCCGCTTTTTGCTCGGCATCGGCGTGGGCCACCCGGAGGCCCACAGCGAGTACCGCAAGCCTTACGACGCGCTGGTGAGCTACCTCGACCAGCTCGACGACTACGGCGTGCCCGCCGAGCGCCGGGTCGTCGCCGCGCTGGGGCCGCGGGTGCTCAAGCTTTCGTCGCAGCGCAGCGCCGGGGCGCATCCCTACCTGACCACCCCCGAGCACACCGCAAAGGCCCGCGACCTGATCGGCCCGTCGGCGTTCCTGGCGCCCGAACACAAAGTGGTGCTGACCACGGATGCCGAGGCCGCCCGGGCCGTCGGCCGCAAGGCCCTCGACATCTACCTCAACCTGGCCAACTACCTCAACAACTGGAAGCGGCTGGGCTTCACCGACGACGACATCGCCCGCCCGGGCAGCGACCGCCTTGTCGACGCCGTCGTCGCCTACGGCACCGCCGACGCCATCGCCGCCCGGCTGGGCGAGCACCTCGACGCCGGTGCCGACCACGTCGCTGTGCAGGTTCTGACCCGACCTGACAAGCTGGTCCCGGCGCTGGCCGAACTGGCCGGCGCGCTAGGACTGAACCCCGCCTGACTTAAGGATCTAGATGACCGAGGCCGTTTCGCTCAAACCGGACCTGGGCCGCTACGGCGTGTGGCTGGGCACCCGCACCCTGTCCCCCGAGCTGGCCGAACAGATCGAATCGCTGGGATACGGCGCGGCCTGGATCGGCGGATCGCCCGACGCCGACCTGTCGTGGGTGGAACCCGCGCTGGCCGCGACCATCTCGCTGCAGCTGGCCACCGGCATCATCAATATCTGGTCCTCACCGGCCGCGGAGGTCGCCGAGTCGTACCAGCGCATCGAAAAGGCCTATCCGGGACGATTCCTGCTCGGCGTGGGCGTCGGTCATCCCGAGCACACCCAGCAATACCAAAAGCCCTACGACGCACTGGTGAGCTACCTCGACGAACTCGACGCGGCCACCGTGCCGACCAGCCGGCGGGTGATCGCGGCGCTGGGTCCCAAGGTGCTGCGGCTGGCCGCTCAGCGCAGCGCCGGCGCCCACCCGTATCTGACCACGCCCGAACACACCGCACAGGCCCGCGAGCTGGTCGGCAACACGGTGTTTCTGGCGCCCGAACACAAGGTGGTGCTGAGCACTGACCCCGCCGAGGCCCGCCGGATCGGCCGCAAGAGCGTCGGCTTTTACCTGGGCCTGAGCAACTATGTGAACAACTGGCGCCGGCTGGGATTCACCGAGAGCGACGTGCGCGAGCCCGGCAGCGACAAGCTGATCGACGCGCTGGTGGCCTACGGGACACCCGACGCCGTCGCCGGCCGGCTCGACGAGCATCTGCAGGCCGGCGCCGACCATGTGGCGATCCAGGTTCTGACCCGGCCCGAGAATCTGGTGCCGGCGTTGACCGAACTCGCCGCCGCGCTGGGGCTGCCAGCCACGAGCTGACTGGTCCGCTCGGCTAGGGTTTGACCATGCGGCTGCTGGTCACCGGCGGCGCCGGTTTCATCGGCGCCAACTTCGTGCACAGCACGGTGCGCGAGCATCCCGACGACACGGTGACGGTGCTCGACGCGCTGACCTATGCGGGCAGCCGCGAATCGCTGGCGCCGGTCGAAAACGAAATCCGGCTGGTACAGGGCGATGTCACCGACGCGGAGCTGGTTTCCCGGTTGGTCGCCGAGGCCGATGCGGTGGTGCATTTCGCCGCCGAGACCCACGTCGACAACGCGCTCGCCGACCCCGAGCCGTTCTTGCGTACCAACGTGATCGGGACGTTCACCGTCCTCGAGGCGGTACGACGCCATGGCGTGCGCCTGCACCACGTTTCCACCGACGAGGTCTACGGCGACCTCGGGCTCGACGAGCCGCGGCGATTCACCGAGTCCACGCCGTACAACCCGTCCAGCCCGTACTCGGCCACCAAGGCAGGGGCCGACATGCTGGTGCGAGCGTGGGTGCGCTCCTATGGTGTGCGAGCGACGATCTCGAACTGCTCCAACAACTACGGGCCCTATCAGCATGTGGAGAAGTTCATCCCGCGCCAGATCACCAACGTGCTCACGGGGCGACGGCCCAAGCTCTACGGCAGCGGGGCCAATGTCCGGGACTGGATCCACGTCGACGACCACAACGCCGCTGTCCGGCGGATTCTCGAGAGCGGCGAGATCGGGCGAACCTACCTGATCGGTGCAGACGGCGAGCGTG includes these proteins:
- a CDS encoding LLM class F420-dependent oxidoreductase, which encodes MTDATARKPNLGRFGSFGRGVTPQQAKEIEALGYGAVWVGGSPPAELEWVEPILEQTTTLQVATGIVNIWTAPAEAVAKSFHRIDKAYPGRFLLGIGVGHPEAHSEYRKPYDALVSYLDQLDDYGVPAERRVVAALGPRVLKLSSQRSAGAHPYLTTPEHTAKARDLIGPSAFLAPEHKVVLTTDAEAARAVGRKALDIYLNLANYLNNWKRLGFTDDDIARPGSDRLVDAVVAYGTADAIAARLGEHLDAGADHVAVQVLTRPDKLVPALAELAGALGLNPA
- a CDS encoding LLM class F420-dependent oxidoreductase — translated: MTEAVSLKPDLGRYGVWLGTRTLSPELAEQIESLGYGAAWIGGSPDADLSWVEPALAATISLQLATGIINIWSSPAAEVAESYQRIEKAYPGRFLLGVGVGHPEHTQQYQKPYDALVSYLDELDAATVPTSRRVIAALGPKVLRLAAQRSAGAHPYLTTPEHTAQARELVGNTVFLAPEHKVVLSTDPAEARRIGRKSVGFYLGLSNYVNNWRRLGFTESDVREPGSDKLIDALVAYGTPDAVAGRLDEHLQAGADHVAIQVLTRPENLVPALTELAAALGLPATS
- the rfbB gene encoding dTDP-glucose 4,6-dehydratase codes for the protein MRLLVTGGAGFIGANFVHSTVREHPDDTVTVLDALTYAGSRESLAPVENEIRLVQGDVTDAELVSRLVAEADAVVHFAAETHVDNALADPEPFLRTNVIGTFTVLEAVRRHGVRLHHVSTDEVYGDLGLDEPRRFTESTPYNPSSPYSATKAGADMLVRAWVRSYGVRATISNCSNNYGPYQHVEKFIPRQITNVLTGRRPKLYGSGANVRDWIHVDDHNAAVRRILESGEIGRTYLIGADGERDNLSVLRTILEMMGHQPDDFDHVVDRVGHDLRYAIDPTPLHDELCWAPKHTDFEDGLRATIDWYRANEAWWGPLKDAVEARYQERGQ